A window from Purpureocillium takamizusanense chromosome 3, complete sequence encodes these proteins:
- a CDS encoding uncharacterized protein (COG:S~EggNog:ENOG503P9HB), translated as MASQHLSQDEFFVGLEKLLNHRKGSDHGAVYLTQKRLSHGQDVPPPTRDRPFPDLSLSQPTPVIVRASNGKSGKAKSGKVKLSTIVEPHELDGFYTRYAEVCKAGMTALKPRDRSKKKAKARKKKASS; from the exons ATGGCGTCACAACATCTCAGCCAGGACGAG TTCTTCGTCGGACTCGAGAAACTGCTCAATCATCGGAAAGGGAGCGACCATGGCGCCGTTTACCTGACCCAGAAGCGTC TCTCCCATGGCCAAGACGTCCCGCCCCCAACACGGGATCGGCCCTTCCCTGATCTCTCTCTGAGCCAGCCCACGCCGGTCATCGTCCGGGCTTCAAACGGCAAGTCTGGGAAGGCGAAGAGTGGCAAGGTTAAACTGAGTACTATTGTTGAACCCCATGAACTGGACGGCTTTTACACTCGGTATGCTGAGGTTTGCAAGGCGGGAATGACAGCGTTGAAACCGAGGGATCGGAGTAAGAAGAAAGCCAAGGCTagaaagaagaaggcctCATCTTAA
- the GBP2 gene encoding g-strand binding protein (COG:A~EggNog:ENOG503NW7K) yields the protein MTGTAAPGGGSSTGFSGQAPHRSYEERAAAREQMMNNIRETSQQDRRVYVGNLSYDVKWHHLKDFMRQAGEVLFADVLLLPNGMSKGCGIVEYATREQAQQAVAQLSNQNLMGRLVYVREDREAEPRFIGATGGNRGGFGGGMSGGFNAGYGGGGAPGGGGRQLYVANLPFNVGWQDLKDLFRQAARIGGVIRADVHVGPDGRPKGSGIVVFESPDDARNAIQQFNGYDWQGRMLEVREDRFAAAGGMGFPGRGGYGGGMRGGFGGGGGFGRGGFGGGRGGFAFGGRGGFTGGGGSFDAPAAASVPPNPFTDHATAGTERSETIYVRNLPWSTSNDDLVELFTTIGKVEQAEIQYEPSGRSRGSGVVRFDTADTADTAIAKFQGYQYGGRPLNLSFVKYLNQGPSDSMETDAHAGLTQDQIM from the exons ATGACCGGAACGGCCGCGCCTGGTGGAGGATCCAGTACAGGCTTCAGCGGTCAGGCACCACACCGGTCGTACGAAGaacgagccgccgcgcgcgagcaGATGATGAACAACATTCGCGAGACTTCGCAGCAGGACCGTCGCGTCTATGTCGGCAACCTATCTTATGATGTCAAGTGGCATCACCTCAAGGATTTCATGAGGCAGG CTGGAGAGGTGCTCTTCGCGGACGTGTTACTGCTCCCTAATGGGATGTCTAAG GGCTGCGG AATTGTCGAATACGCCACTCGAGAGCAGGCCCAGCAAGCAGTTGCTCAGCTCAGCAACCAAAACCTAATGGGCCGGCTTGTTTACGTCCGAGAG GACCGCGAGGCTGAGCCTCGATTCATCGGCGCCACAGGCGGGAATCGCGGTGGATTCGGAGGCGGTATGTCAGGCGGTTTCAACGCCggctacggcggcggtggcgcgcctggaggcggcggtcgccAGCTTTATGTGGCCAAT CTTCCTTTCAACGTGGGATGGCAAGACCTGAAGGACCTCTTTCGACAAGCCG CTCGGATTGGCGGCGTGATTCGTGCCGATGTTCACGTCGGCCCAGATGGCCGGCCTAAGGGCTCGGGCATCGTTGTGTTTGAGAGTCCTGACGACGCTCGGAACGCGATTCAGCAATTCAATGGCTACGACTGGCAAGGCCGTATGCTTGAGGTCCGGGAGGACCGTTTCGCTGCCGCAGGTGGAATGGGCTTCCCTGGACGTGGTGGATATGGTGGCGGCATGCGTGGaggctttggcggcggcggcggcttcggtcGCGGAGGTTTCGGAGGTGGCCGCGGAGGCTTCGCATttggaggccgaggcggttttactggtggtggcggcagttTCGatgctccagctgctgcctCGGTTCCTCCGAATCCATTCACTGACCATGCTACCGCTGGCACTGAGAGGAGCGAGACCATCTACGTTCGAAAC CTTCCTTGGTCTACCAGTAACGACGACCTGGTCGAGCTCTTCACGACTATTGGCAAGGTGGAGCAAGCTGAGATCCAGTACGAGCCCAGCGGCCGGtctcgcggcagcggcgttgTCCGTTTTGACACCGCCGATACCGCCGATACTGCCATCGCTAAGTTCCAAGGCTACCAGTACGGTGGCCGTCCCCTGAACTTGAGCTTCGTCAAGTACTTGAACCAAGGCCCCAGCGACAGCATGGAGACGGATGCTCATGCTGGTCTCACCCAAGATCAGATTATGTAA
- the GBP2 gene encoding g-strand binding protein, variant 2 (COG:A~EggNog:ENOG503NW7K), with amino-acid sequence MSQRERSRSPRRRSRSPGRQPRRRSYSPRSRSNSRDDYRRNRDRSPMTGTAAPGGGSSTGFSGQAPHRSYEERAAAREQMMNNIRETSQQDRRVYVGNLSYDVKWHHLKDFMRQAGEVLFADVLLLPNGMSKGCGIVEYATREQAQQAVAQLSNQNLMGRLVYVREDREAEPRFIGATGGNRGGFGGGMSGGFNAGYGGGGAPGGGGRQLYVANLPFNVGWQDLKDLFRQAARIGGVIRADVHVGPDGRPKGSGIVVFESPDDARNAIQQFNGYDWQGRMLEVREDRFAAAGGMGFPGRGGYGGGMRGGFGGGGGFGRGGFGGGRGGFAFGGRGGFTGGGGSFDAPAAASVPPNPFTDHATAGTERSETIYVRNLPWSTSNDDLVELFTTIGKVEQAEIQYEPSGRSRGSGVVRFDTADTADTAIAKFQGYQYGGRPLNLSFVKYLNQGPSDSMETDAHAGLTQDQIM; translated from the exons ATGTCGCAGCGCGAGAGGTCCAGATCCCCCCGTCGACGCTCGAGGAGTCCCGGAAGgcagccccgtcgtcgctccTACTCGCCTCGCAGCAGATCAAACAGCCGAGACGACTATCGCCGCAACCGCGATCGCTCGCCCATGACCGGAACGGCCGCGCCTGGTGGAGGATCCAGTACAGGCTTCAGCGGTCAGGCACCACACCGGTCGTACGAAGaacgagccgccgcgcgcgagcaGATGATGAACAACATTCGCGAGACTTCGCAGCAGGACCGTCGCGTCTATGTCGGCAACCTATCTTATGATGTCAAGTGGCATCACCTCAAGGATTTCATGAGGCAGG CTGGAGAGGTGCTCTTCGCGGACGTGTTACTGCTCCCTAATGGGATGTCTAAG GGCTGCGG AATTGTCGAATACGCCACTCGAGAGCAGGCCCAGCAAGCAGTTGCTCAGCTCAGCAACCAAAACCTAATGGGCCGGCTTGTTTACGTCCGAGAG GACCGCGAGGCTGAGCCTCGATTCATCGGCGCCACAGGCGGGAATCGCGGTGGATTCGGAGGCGGTATGTCAGGCGGTTTCAACGCCggctacggcggcggtggcgcgcctggaggcggcggtcgccAGCTTTATGTGGCCAAT CTTCCTTTCAACGTGGGATGGCAAGACCTGAAGGACCTCTTTCGACAAGCCG CTCGGATTGGCGGCGTGATTCGTGCCGATGTTCACGTCGGCCCAGATGGCCGGCCTAAGGGCTCGGGCATCGTTGTGTTTGAGAGTCCTGACGACGCTCGGAACGCGATTCAGCAATTCAATGGCTACGACTGGCAAGGCCGTATGCTTGAGGTCCGGGAGGACCGTTTCGCTGCCGCAGGTGGAATGGGCTTCCCTGGACGTGGTGGATATGGTGGCGGCATGCGTGGaggctttggcggcggcggcggcttcggtcGCGGAGGTTTCGGAGGTGGCCGCGGAGGCTTCGCATttggaggccgaggcggttttactggtggtggcggcagttTCGatgctccagctgctgcctCGGTTCCTCCGAATCCATTCACTGACCATGCTACCGCTGGCACTGAGAGGAGCGAGACCATCTACGTTCGAAAC CTTCCTTGGTCTACCAGTAACGACGACCTGGTCGAGCTCTTCACGACTATTGGCAAGGTGGAGCAAGCTGAGATCCAGTACGAGCCCAGCGGCCGGtctcgcggcagcggcgttgTCCGTTTTGACACCGCCGATACCGCCGATACTGCCATCGCTAAGTTCCAAGGCTACCAGTACGGTGGCCGTCCCCTGAACTTGAGCTTCGTCAAGTACTTGAACCAAGGCCCCAGCGACAGCATGGAGACGGATGCTCATGCTGGTCTCACCCAAGATCAGATTATGTAA